Proteins encoded by one window of Alphaproteobacteria bacterium:
- a CDS encoding ribose-phosphate pyrophosphokinase: MKLIAGNSNRPLAEAISAYLNLPLTEATIRRFSDMEIFVEILENIRGEDVFVIQSTSFPANDNLMELLVLVDALRRASARRITTVLPYFGYARQDRKTGPRTPISAKLVANLITTAGANRVLTLDLHAGQIQGFFDIPLDNLTAEPVFTNDIEEQFGHDNIVIVSPDVGGVIRARTIAKRLDAELAIIDKRRERAGDSEVMNVIGEIRGRRCILVDDIVDSAGTLCNAATALIADGAESVGAYVTHGVLSGGAVGRIASSPLAYMVTTDSITATEAVRVSDNVRQLTIAPLLGEAMRRISEETSVSSLFH, from the coding sequence ATGAAATTGATCGCAGGCAATAGCAATCGGCCTCTCGCCGAGGCAATTTCCGCCTATTTGAACCTGCCACTGACCGAGGCGACCATCCGGCGATTTTCCGACATGGAAATCTTCGTCGAGATTTTGGAGAACATTCGCGGCGAGGATGTTTTCGTCATCCAATCGACGTCCTTCCCGGCCAACGACAACCTGATGGAATTGCTGGTTCTGGTCGACGCGCTGCGGCGCGCTTCGGCCCGCCGCATCACGACCGTCCTGCCCTATTTCGGCTATGCCCGCCAGGACCGCAAGACCGGACCCAGAACGCCGATATCGGCCAAACTGGTCGCCAACCTGATAACCACGGCGGGCGCCAACCGGGTCCTGACCCTCGATCTGCATGCCGGACAGATCCAGGGCTTCTTCGACATCCCTCTCGACAACCTGACCGCCGAGCCGGTTTTCACCAATGACATCGAAGAGCAGTTCGGACACGACAATATTGTTATAGTTTCGCCGGATGTCGGCGGCGTGATCCGGGCTCGCACCATCGCGAAACGACTTGACGCGGAACTCGCGATCATCGATAAGCGCCGCGAACGCGCGGGCGATTCCGAGGTGATGAATGTTATCGGCGAGATCCGCGGACGGCGCTGCATCTTGGTCGATGACATCGTCGATTCGGCGGGTACGCTGTGCAACGCGGCGACGGCGCTGATCGCGGACGGCGCGGAGAGCGTCGGCGCCTATGTCACCCACGGCGTCCTATCCGGGGGCGCCGTCGGCCGTATCGCCTCATCGCCGCTCGCGTATATGGTAACCACCGACAGCATCACCGCGACGGAGGCGGTGCGGGTGTCGGATAACGTGCGGCAGCTGACGATTGCCCCGCTATTGGGTGAGGCGATGCGCCGTATCAGCGAAGAAACATCGGTCTCCAGTCTGTTTCATTAG
- a CDS encoding aminopeptidase P family protein produces MALHFTAAEFAERQRRACAAMAEAGLDGLLMFRQESMYYLTGYDTFGYVYFQCLYLGADGTMTLLTRAPDLRQAQHTSVIEDIRIWVDREGATPADDLRAMLDSHGCAGERLGVEYEAYGLTGRNALRLNAALDGFCTLVDGSDLVSRLRLVKSESEIEYVRRAAALADDALDEANRLAVAGAFEGDILAAMHGAIYRGGGDEPGNEFIIGSGNDSLLCRYFSGRRHLDSEDQLTLEFAGVYRHYHACLMRTVRIGEPPARQREMYEVAAGSLAAARAALRPGRPIGEVFDAHAAIIDGAGMQEHRMNACGYSMGTTFAPNWMDWPMFYHGNPVVAEPGMVFFIHIIIFDSPAGLAMSIGETVEVTAAGNERLSRSALDFVVN; encoded by the coding sequence ATGGCTCTACATTTCACAGCGGCGGAATTCGCCGAGCGTCAGCGCCGCGCCTGCGCGGCCATGGCCGAGGCCGGGCTCGACGGATTGCTCATGTTCCGTCAGGAAAGCATGTACTACCTGACCGGCTACGACACCTTCGGATACGTCTATTTTCAGTGCCTCTATCTCGGTGCCGACGGGACCATGACGTTGCTGACCCGCGCCCCGGATTTGCGCCAAGCCCAACATACGTCGGTCATCGAGGATATCCGGATCTGGGTCGATCGCGAGGGCGCGACACCGGCCGACGACCTGCGGGCGATGCTCGATTCTCATGGCTGCGCCGGTGAACGGCTCGGCGTCGAGTACGAAGCCTATGGCCTGACCGGGCGCAACGCGCTGCGGCTGAACGCGGCGCTCGATGGTTTCTGCACACTCGTCGACGGCTCCGACCTGGTCAGCCGGCTACGCCTGGTCAAAAGCGAGAGCGAGATCGAATACGTCCGCCGGGCAGCGGCGCTGGCCGACGATGCGCTCGACGAAGCCAACCGACTGGCGGTCGCCGGCGCCTTCGAGGGCGACATCCTGGCCGCCATGCACGGCGCCATCTATCGCGGCGGCGGTGATGAACCCGGCAACGAATTCATCATCGGCTCGGGCAACGATTCCCTGCTCTGCCGCTATTTCAGCGGCCGCAGGCACCTCGATTCCGAGGACCAGTTGACGTTGGAATTCGCCGGCGTTTATCGGCACTACCATGCCTGTCTCATGCGCACCGTGCGGATCGGCGAGCCACCGGCGCGCCAGCGCGAGATGTACGAGGTCGCCGCCGGATCCCTGGCCGCGGCCCGCGCCGCCCTGAGACCGGGGCGACCGATTGGCGAGGTCTTCGACGCCCATGCCGCAATCATCGACGGCGCCGGCATGCAAGAACACCGGATGAACGCCTGCGGCTACAGCATGGGTACGACCTTCGCCCCCAACTGGATGGACTGGCCGATGTTCTATCACGGCAACCCGGTGGTCGCCGAGCCGGGGATGGTGTTTTTCATTCACATCATCATTTTCGATAGTCCGGCGGGATTGGCGATGAGCATTGGCGAAACGGTCGAGGTCACGGCGGCGGGCAACGAGCGCCTGTCTCGGTCCGCGCTCGATTTCGTCGTCAACTGA
- the ychF gene encoding redox-regulated ATPase YchF, with protein sequence MGFNCGIVGLPNVGKSTLFNALTATAIADAANYPFCTIEPNVGRVAVPDDRLDAIARLAKSARVVPTALEFVDIAGLVRGASKGEGLGNQFLANIRGVEAIAHVVRCFDGGGVHHVEGSIDPERDIETVETELMLADLDSLERRHEVVIKRARGGDKEARRALAAIEPALTALRAGMPARSVELALDLRPAFRGLQLLTAKPVLYVCNVDERSAANGNDYSRIVAERAAREGAASVVVSAAIEAEVAQLESPAEKTEFLEELGLAEPGLHRVIRAGYALLHLITFFTAGPKESHAWTVVDGTKAAAAAGRIHTDFQRGFICAETISCADYIACGGEQGAREAGKMRQEGRDYVVRDGDVLLVRFNV encoded by the coding sequence ATGGGCTTCAATTGCGGCATCGTCGGCCTGCCCAATGTCGGCAAGTCGACCCTGTTCAACGCGCTCACGGCGACCGCCATCGCGGACGCCGCCAACTATCCGTTCTGCACCATCGAACCGAATGTCGGCCGGGTCGCGGTCCCCGACGACCGGCTCGACGCCATCGCCAGGCTGGCCAAATCGGCGCGCGTCGTCCCGACGGCATTGGAATTCGTCGATATCGCGGGCCTCGTCCGCGGCGCCAGCAAGGGCGAGGGGCTCGGCAATCAGTTCCTCGCCAATATTCGCGGCGTCGAGGCCATCGCCCACGTCGTGCGCTGCTTCGACGGCGGCGGCGTCCACCACGTCGAGGGCTCGATCGACCCGGAACGCGACATCGAGACCGTCGAAACCGAGCTCATGCTGGCCGACCTCGACAGCCTCGAACGCCGGCACGAGGTGGTCATCAAGCGGGCGCGCGGCGGAGATAAGGAAGCCCGGCGCGCGCTCGCCGCAATCGAACCGGCGCTGACCGCGCTTCGCGCCGGCATGCCCGCACGCTCGGTCGAATTGGCGCTTGACCTGCGCCCTGCCTTCCGCGGACTGCAATTGCTGACCGCCAAACCGGTCCTCTATGTCTGCAACGTCGACGAGAGATCGGCCGCCAACGGCAACGACTATTCGCGCATCGTGGCCGAGCGCGCGGCACGGGAGGGTGCCGCCAGCGTCGTCGTTTCGGCTGCCATCGAGGCCGAGGTGGCGCAGCTCGAATCGCCCGCCGAGAAGACCGAATTTCTCGAAGAACTCGGCCTGGCGGAACCCGGGCTGCATCGCGTCATCCGTGCCGGCTACGCGCTACTCCATCTGATAACCTTTTTCACCGCCGGTCCCAAAGAGAGCCACGCCTGGACCGTGGTCGACGGGACCAAGGCGGCGGCGGCGGCGGGTCGCATTCATACCGATTTCCAGCGCGGCTTCATCTGTGCCGAGACGATTTCCTGTGCCGACTACATCGCCTGCGGCGGCGAGCAAGGCGCCAGAGAGGCCGGCAAGATGCGCCAGGAAGGGCGTGACTACGTCGTGCGCGACGGCGATGTTCTACTCGTCCGCTTCAATGTCTAG
- the pgeF gene encoding peptidoglycan editing factor PgeF codes for MSEAPEPLVAPALSEMDGVVHGFFPRRGGVSEGIYDSLNCGYGSNDDRGAVRENRGRAIRALGQDDCEAATAYQIHSNRVVEVEGAWEPGEGPRADGMVTVRRGLPIGILTADCAPVLFADAEAGVAGAAHAGWRGAVDGIVEATIDAMIARGARRERIGAAVGPCIGPQSYEVGSEFPRPFLDQDAANSRFFRPAARAGHYLFDLPGYVEYRLQRLDLARVSVVARDTCAEAGEFFSYRRTCHDGGGDYGRNLSLIMLRD; via the coding sequence ATGAGCGAAGCGCCGGAGCCGTTGGTTGCGCCCGCATTATCGGAAATGGATGGCGTCGTCCATGGATTCTTCCCGCGTCGCGGCGGCGTCAGCGAAGGCATCTATGATTCGCTCAATTGCGGCTATGGATCGAACGACGACCGCGGAGCGGTACGCGAGAACCGTGGCCGCGCCATACGCGCGCTTGGCCAAGATGACTGCGAAGCCGCGACCGCTTACCAGATCCACAGCAATCGCGTGGTCGAGGTCGAGGGCGCCTGGGAACCCGGCGAGGGTCCCCGCGCCGACGGCATGGTGACGGTCCGGCGTGGCCTGCCGATCGGCATCCTGACCGCCGATTGCGCGCCGGTCCTGTTCGCCGACGCCGAGGCCGGCGTCGCCGGCGCCGCCCATGCCGGGTGGCGGGGCGCGGTCGACGGCATCGTCGAGGCGACAATCGACGCGATGATTGCCCGTGGCGCCCGGCGGGAGCGCATCGGTGCCGCGGTCGGACCCTGTATCGGCCCCCAATCCTATGAGGTCGGCTCGGAGTTCCCAAGGCCGTTCCTCGATCAAGACGCCGCCAATAGCCGGTTCTTCCGACCGGCGGCGCGCGCCGGCCATTACCTGTTCGACCTTCCGGGCTATGTGGAGTATCGATTGCAACGTCTCGACCTCGCCCGGGTATCGGTGGTAGCGCGCGACACCTGTGCCGAAGCGGGTGAATTTTTCAGTTATCGGCGAACCTGCCACGACGGCGGTGGTGATTACGGCCGCAATTTGTCACTCATAATGTTGAGGGATTGA
- a CDS encoding aminoacyl-tRNA hydrolase: MLLFVGLGNPGTKHARNRHNIGFMAVDEIARRHRFGPFRSRFQGLIAEGKLDGKKVLALEPLTFMNRSGQSVAAAARFYKIAPADIVVFHDELDLAAAKVRVKRGGGAAGHNGLRSLDQHIDADYRRVRLGIGHPGDRNRVHSYVLHDFAKADQGWLDALLAAVGEAAPLLAMGDDGEFMNRVSIATRPFAKPDETLKTPPNTVGPGTDTAV, translated from the coding sequence ATGCTGCTTTTCGTGGGCCTGGGCAATCCCGGTACGAAACATGCCCGGAACCGGCACAATATTGGCTTCATGGCGGTCGACGAGATCGCGCGCCGCCACAGGTTCGGCCCGTTCCGATCGCGTTTTCAGGGGCTGATCGCCGAGGGCAAACTCGACGGCAAGAAGGTTCTCGCGCTCGAGCCTCTGACGTTCATGAACCGGTCCGGTCAATCGGTTGCGGCCGCCGCCCGGTTCTACAAGATCGCGCCCGCCGACATCGTGGTGTTCCACGACGAGCTCGACCTCGCAGCGGCGAAGGTCCGCGTCAAGCGAGGCGGCGGCGCGGCCGGGCACAACGGCCTGCGCAGCCTCGACCAGCATATCGACGCCGACTATCGGCGGGTCCGTCTCGGCATCGGTCATCCCGGCGATCGAAATCGCGTACACAGCTATGTGCTGCACGATTTCGCCAAGGCCGATCAGGGCTGGCTGGACGCCCTGCTGGCTGCCGTCGGCGAGGCGGCACCGTTGCTTGCGATGGGCGACGACGGAGAATTCATGAACCGCGTCTCCATCGCGACCAGGCCTTTCGCCAAACCCGACGAGACACTCAAGACTCCACCCAACACGGTCGGACCCGGAACCGACACGGCGGTCTGA
- a CDS encoding 50S ribosomal protein L25/general stress protein Ctc, which produces MADTQQIAAELRDRAGKGAARAIRRTGRVPAVIYGDKKDPVMISLEPRELDRYLQRAGFFSTLFNIEVDKAKHQVLPRDVQFHPVSDRPLHVDFLRVSARTRINVDVAVEFVDEEESDGLKRGGVINVVRHDIELNCSAGNIPSVIVISLAGLDIGDSVHISDINLPDGVEPTITDRDFTIATIAAPTLMVEEEEEDEGGEEGEEGEEGEGEEGEGEEGAEGEAAEESKED; this is translated from the coding sequence ATGGCAGACACACAACAAATCGCAGCGGAGCTGCGGGACCGGGCCGGAAAGGGGGCCGCCCGGGCGATCAGACGTACCGGCCGGGTGCCGGCGGTGATCTATGGCGACAAGAAGGATCCGGTGATGATCAGCCTCGAGCCGCGCGAGCTCGACCGCTACCTGCAGCGGGCCGGGTTTTTCAGCACGTTGTTCAACATCGAGGTCGACAAGGCCAAACACCAGGTGTTGCCGCGCGATGTTCAATTCCACCCGGTCTCGGACCGGCCGCTCCATGTCGATTTCCTGCGCGTGAGCGCACGTACCCGAATCAATGTCGACGTGGCGGTGGAATTCGTCGACGAAGAGGAAAGCGATGGACTGAAGCGAGGCGGCGTGATCAACGTGGTGCGCCACGACATCGAGCTCAACTGTTCCGCCGGCAACATCCCCTCGGTTATCGTCATCAGCCTGGCCGGTCTCGATATCGGCGACAGTGTCCACATCAGCGATATCAATCTACCTGACGGTGTGGAACCGACGATCACCGACCGCGACTTCACCATCGCGACCATCGCCGCACCGACCCTCATGGTCGAGGAGGAAGAGGAAGACGAAGGAGGCGAGGAAGGCGAGGAAGGCGAAGAGGGCGAAGGCGAAGAGGGCGAAGGCGAAGAGGGCGCCGAAGGGGAAGCCGCCGAAGAGTCCAAAGAGGACTGA
- the lpxD gene encoding UDP-3-O-(3-hydroxymyristoyl)glucosamine N-acyltransferase — protein sequence MKLVDIARALDGNLIGDGEIDIARPAHPDQAADASDLALVFSEAALDRVLASPVIAVMVSSSVTVSPERFRGIVEVDDTRTALAALTALFAPEPAIEPGIHPSAVIDDSARLAADVAVGPHTVIGPDVEIGAGTRILSQVAIGSGARLGAGCLIHPGVRIGHDVHIGDRAILHSNAVIGADGFGFALPGAPQTSSYIHAREVEPFLFDIRRVHSLGTVVMGDDVEVGACSTIDRATVGETRIGNNTKIDNQVMIGHNTVIGENCLLAGHVGISGSVTVGDRVIMAGKVGIVDHVTIGDDANLGARSTIMRDVPPRTVTMGYPAVPAADFFARIKQTHIVKLSGAAKRLRELADRVKKLEQKSGDGET from the coding sequence ATGAAATTGGTCGATATCGCGCGCGCGCTCGACGGCAATCTCATTGGTGACGGTGAGATAGATATCGCGCGCCCGGCCCACCCGGATCAGGCTGCCGATGCGAGCGACCTCGCGCTCGTCTTCTCCGAGGCCGCCCTCGACCGAGTGCTGGCGTCGCCGGTGATCGCCGTCATGGTCTCATCGTCGGTGACGGTGTCGCCGGAACGGTTTCGGGGCATCGTCGAAGTCGACGACACCCGCACCGCCCTGGCCGCGCTGACCGCGCTGTTCGCACCCGAGCCCGCGATCGAGCCGGGAATTCATCCGAGTGCCGTGATCGACGACAGCGCGCGGTTGGCGGCGGATGTAGCCGTGGGTCCCCACACGGTGATCGGCCCCGATGTCGAGATCGGCGCCGGCACCCGCATCCTGTCGCAGGTCGCGATCGGCTCCGGCGCGAGGCTCGGCGCCGGCTGCCTGATCCATCCAGGGGTGCGCATCGGTCATGACGTGCACATCGGCGACCGGGCCATTCTGCATTCCAACGCGGTGATCGGCGCCGACGGTTTCGGTTTCGCCCTGCCCGGCGCGCCGCAGACGAGTTCCTACATTCACGCGCGCGAGGTCGAGCCGTTCCTGTTCGATATCCGGCGCGTCCACTCACTGGGTACCGTGGTGATGGGCGACGACGTCGAGGTCGGGGCCTGTTCGACCATCGACCGCGCCACGGTGGGCGAGACCCGCATCGGCAACAACACTAAGATCGATAACCAGGTCATGATCGGCCACAACACGGTCATCGGCGAGAATTGCCTGCTCGCCGGTCATGTCGGCATCTCGGGCAGTGTCACCGTCGGCGACCGCGTGATCATGGCCGGCAAGGTCGGCATCGTCGACCACGTTACGATCGGCGATGATGCGAACCTGGGCGCGCGGTCGACGATCATGCGCGACGTGCCCCCGCGCACCGTCACCATGGGCTATCCGGCGGTGCCGGCGGCCGACTTCTTCGCCCGGATCAAGCAGACCCATATCGTCAAGCTGTCGGGCGCGGCCAAACGCCTGCGCGAGCTGGCCGACCGGGTCAAGAAGCTGGAGCAGAAAAGCGGCGACGGCGAAACGTAG